In Candidatus Nanopelagicales bacterium, one genomic interval encodes:
- the truB gene encoding tRNA pseudouridine(55) synthase TruB translates to MVDGLVIVDKPSGWTSHDVVARMRRIAGTRRVGHAGTLDPMATGVLVCGIGKATKILGRVSGSTKAYEATIRLGMATTTDDAEGEVVSVTDARALAADPAVLDEQVAALTGSIMQRPSAVSAIKVDGKRAYQRVRAGENVTLTARPVTIERFDVDAVTVSENDDGTCLVDLVARIECSTGTYVRALARDLGDALGVGGHLTALRRTRVAGFSLDQASTLADLERELVVTPLGQACAELYTNVVVEDADAARISHGGRIGWPTELASDDTVAVYGPERRILALAECKDNKLAPTVVWAN, encoded by the coding sequence GTGGTTGACGGGCTGGTAATCGTCGACAAGCCCTCCGGGTGGACCTCGCACGATGTGGTCGCCCGGATGCGACGGATCGCTGGCACCCGCCGAGTAGGTCACGCGGGCACCCTCGACCCAATGGCGACCGGTGTCCTGGTCTGTGGGATCGGCAAGGCAACCAAAATCCTCGGTCGGGTCTCTGGATCGACCAAGGCCTACGAGGCAACAATCCGGCTTGGCATGGCGACGACTACTGATGACGCCGAAGGTGAGGTCGTCTCGGTGACCGATGCCCGCGCACTAGCGGCAGACCCGGCAGTACTGGACGAACAAGTCGCTGCCCTGACGGGGTCCATCATGCAGCGACCGAGTGCGGTCAGCGCAATCAAGGTGGACGGCAAACGTGCCTACCAACGGGTCCGCGCGGGGGAAAACGTGACGCTCACTGCTCGGCCAGTGACCATCGAACGGTTCGACGTCGACGCCGTGACTGTCTCGGAAAACGACGACGGTACGTGTCTGGTTGACCTTGTTGCACGGATCGAGTGTTCAACCGGAACGTACGTGCGGGCTCTGGCCCGCGACCTTGGTGATGCGCTCGGCGTCGGCGGTCACCTGACTGCCCTCCGTCGAACGCGCGTCGCCGGCTTCAGCCTGGATCAGGCCTCGACCCTGGCGGACTTGGAACGCGAGCTCGTTGTGACACCCCTAGGTCAGGCTTGTGCAGAGTTGTACACAAACGTCGTGGTCGAGGATGCCGATGCGGCGCGGATCTCTCACGGTGGTCGGATTGGCTGGCCGACCGAACTGGCGAGCGATGACACAGTCGCTGTCTACGGTCCTGAGCGGCGGATCCTCGCTCTGGCCGAATGCAAGGACAACAAATTGGCGCCTACGGTGGTGTGGGCGAACTAG
- a CDS encoding bifunctional riboflavin kinase/FAD synthetase produces the protein MYVWDDPSQVPADWPASAVTIGVFDGVHRGHRELIRRAVDTATVGGKPAVVITFSPSPAEVVGLAEPPTRLSTLEQRLKLIGELGVDATLVIQFDKEWADLSAEQFAGSVLSDSLRASQVVVGTNFRFGHRARGNVRLLQGIGHSLGFQVQPVNLLAADGEGDPVSSTLIRELVSEGDVASAARMLARPHRVEGVVVRGDGRGAELGFPTANVNPTPRAAMPADGVYAGRIVLDPYGDERESLCAAISVGTNPTFDGNEHRVEAFAYDAGDLDLYEQYIAVDFVDFIRRQETYANPADLTKAVERDVDQARTVLGG, from the coding sequence GTGTATGTGTGGGACGACCCAAGCCAGGTGCCAGCGGACTGGCCAGCCTCAGCCGTCACCATCGGCGTATTTGACGGCGTGCACCGCGGGCATCGCGAACTCATCCGGCGCGCGGTCGACACCGCGACTGTGGGTGGCAAGCCTGCTGTCGTCATCACGTTCTCGCCGAGTCCAGCTGAGGTCGTCGGCTTGGCGGAGCCGCCAACTCGGTTGTCGACGCTGGAACAACGGCTCAAGCTCATCGGTGAATTGGGCGTCGATGCGACGCTGGTGATCCAATTCGACAAGGAGTGGGCAGACCTCAGCGCCGAACAGTTCGCGGGCAGTGTGCTTTCCGATTCGCTACGGGCCAGCCAGGTGGTGGTCGGCACCAACTTCCGCTTCGGTCATCGCGCCCGGGGCAACGTCCGTCTGCTGCAGGGAATCGGACACTCGCTGGGCTTTCAAGTGCAGCCAGTCAACCTGCTGGCGGCAGATGGCGAAGGTGATCCTGTTAGTTCAACCCTCATCCGTGAGTTGGTGTCCGAAGGCGACGTAGCCTCAGCGGCCCGCATGCTCGCTCGTCCACACCGTGTCGAGGGTGTGGTTGTCCGAGGTGACGGACGCGGTGCCGAACTCGGGTTTCCCACGGCGAACGTGAACCCGACGCCGCGTGCTGCCATGCCCGCTGACGGCGTCTATGCCGGGCGAATCGTGCTCGATCCGTACGGCGATGAGCGCGAGTCGCTCTGTGCGGCGATCAGCGTGGGGACCAACCCGACTTTTGACGGCAACGAGCACCGGGTCGAGGCCTTCGCCTACGACGCTGGCGACCTTGATCTCTATGAACAGTACATCGCCGTCGACTTTGTCGATTTCATCCGGCGGCAGGAGACATACGCAAATCCGGCGGACCTGACCAAAGCGGTGGAACGTGATGTGGATCAAGCCCGGACAGTGCTCGGGGGCTGA
- the rpsO gene encoding 30S ribosomal protein S15, translating to MSIDAATKTRLISEYATTDGDTGSPEVQVAILSHRISHLTEHLKEHKHDHHSRRGLLLLVGRRRRLLNYLTKTDINRYRSLIERLGIRR from the coding sequence ATGTCGATTGATGCAGCAACCAAGACCCGTCTCATCTCCGAATACGCCACAACTGATGGCGATACCGGCAGCCCCGAAGTGCAGGTCGCGATCCTTTCGCACCGCATCTCTCATCTGACTGAGCACCTCAAAGAGCACAAGCATGACCACCACAGCCGCCGTGGGCTGCTGTTGCTGGTCGGCCGTCGCCGTCGACTGCTCAACTACCTCACAAAGACCGATATCAACCGGTACCGGTCACTGATCGAACGACTCGGCATTCGCCGCTAG
- a CDS encoding polyribonucleotide nucleotidyltransferase: MEGPDTFSAEAVIDNGQFGVRKIRFETGRLARQAAGSAVAYLDDDTMLLSATTAGKHPKDNFDFFPLTIDVEERMYAAGKIPGSFFRREGRPSEDAILTCRLIDRPLRPSFVKGLRNEIQVVVTVMSLNPDHLYDVVAINAASMSTQVAGLPFSGPIGGVRVALIRGQWVAFPTHSQLEEAVFDMVVAGRVVGDDVAIMMVEAEATEQTVELIAGGAQAPTEEVVAAGLDAAKPFIAELCRAQSELAAQSNKETRDYPVFLDYQPDAFDAVAAVAEADLAKALTVADKQDREAALDDVKATVMEKLSEQFEGRTKELGGALKSLTKKLVRQRILRDQVRMDGRGVTDIRSLTAEVEVIPRAHGSALFERGETQILGVSTLNMLRMEQQLDTLSPVTRKRYMHNYNFPPYSTGETGRVGSPKRREIGHGALAERALVPVLPKREDFPYAIRQVSEALGSNGSTSMGSVCASTMSLLNAGVPLLAPVAGIAMGLVTDEVDGKTEYVALTDILGAEDAFGDMDFKVAGTKEFVTALQLDTKLDGIPASVLAGALTQARDARLAILDVMMEAIDAPDAMSDLAPRIISVKIPVDKIGEVIGPKGKMINQIQEDTGADISIEDDGTIYIGATNGSAAEAARETINQIANPTMPTVGERYLGTVVKTTNFGAFISLVPGRDGLLHITEIKKLVGGKRVNAVEDVLSVGQKVQVAIKEVDPRGKLSLTPVLEGDDAPAADVVSADA, encoded by the coding sequence ATGGAGGGTCCTGACACATTTTCCGCCGAAGCCGTCATTGACAACGGCCAGTTCGGCGTTCGCAAGATTCGTTTCGAGACCGGTCGGCTTGCTCGGCAGGCCGCTGGTTCCGCCGTCGCCTACTTGGACGATGACACCATGCTGCTATCGGCCACGACGGCCGGTAAGCACCCCAAGGACAACTTCGACTTCTTCCCACTCACGATCGACGTGGAAGAGCGGATGTATGCCGCCGGCAAGATCCCAGGTTCATTCTTCCGTCGCGAAGGCCGGCCGAGCGAGGACGCGATTCTGACGTGCCGGTTGATCGACCGACCGTTGCGTCCGAGCTTCGTGAAGGGTCTGCGTAACGAGATCCAGGTTGTGGTCACGGTGATGTCCCTGAACCCCGACCACCTGTACGACGTTGTGGCGATCAATGCCGCGTCGATGTCCACGCAGGTTGCTGGTTTGCCGTTCTCCGGCCCGATCGGTGGCGTGCGAGTGGCATTGATTCGCGGCCAGTGGGTGGCGTTCCCGACACATAGCCAGCTGGAAGAAGCCGTGTTCGACATGGTTGTGGCCGGACGTGTTGTCGGCGACGACGTGGCCATCATGATGGTCGAGGCCGAAGCTACTGAGCAGACCGTCGAGCTCATCGCCGGCGGCGCACAGGCGCCCACCGAAGAGGTCGTCGCGGCAGGACTTGACGCGGCCAAGCCGTTCATCGCTGAACTGTGCCGTGCGCAATCGGAACTGGCGGCTCAGTCGAACAAGGAAACCCGTGACTACCCGGTTTTCCTCGACTACCAGCCCGACGCGTTCGACGCCGTTGCTGCGGTCGCTGAAGCCGATCTGGCCAAGGCACTGACCGTCGCGGACAAGCAGGACCGTGAGGCGGCCCTCGATGACGTCAAGGCGACGGTCATGGAGAAGCTGTCCGAGCAGTTCGAGGGCCGGACCAAGGAGCTTGGTGGCGCGCTGAAGTCGCTGACCAAGAAGCTAGTCCGCCAGCGCATTCTGCGTGATCAGGTCCGAATGGACGGTCGTGGTGTGACCGATATCCGCAGCCTCACCGCCGAGGTTGAGGTTATTCCGCGGGCACACGGTTCGGCACTGTTCGAGCGCGGTGAGACCCAGATCTTGGGTGTCTCCACACTGAACATGTTGCGGATGGAACAGCAGTTGGACACGTTGAGCCCGGTGACGCGCAAGCGCTACATGCACAACTACAACTTCCCGCCGTACTCGACTGGTGAGACTGGTCGAGTCGGCTCGCCCAAGCGTCGCGAGATCGGCCACGGCGCGCTCGCCGAGCGCGCACTGGTTCCGGTGCTGCCCAAGCGCGAGGACTTTCCTTACGCGATCCGGCAGGTCTCCGAGGCCCTCGGTTCCAACGGCTCCACCTCGATGGGCTCGGTCTGCGCCTCGACGATGTCGCTGCTCAACGCCGGTGTGCCCCTGTTGGCTCCGGTTGCGGGTATCGCGATGGGTCTGGTTACCGACGAGGTCGACGGTAAGACCGAATACGTGGCCTTGACCGACATCCTCGGTGCCGAAGACGCGTTTGGCGACATGGACTTCAAGGTCGCTGGCACCAAGGAATTCGTCACGGCACTTCAGCTCGATACCAAGCTCGACGGTATTCCGGCCTCGGTGCTTGCCGGAGCGCTCACGCAGGCACGCGATGCCCGGCTGGCGATCCTCGACGTGATGATGGAAGCGATCGACGCTCCGGATGCCATGAGTGATCTGGCCCCCCGGATCATCTCGGTCAAGATTCCGGTCGACAAGATCGGTGAGGTCATTGGGCCCAAGGGCAAGATGATCAACCAGATTCAGGAAGACACCGGCGCTGACATCTCAATTGAGGATGACGGCACGATCTACATCGGTGCGACCAATGGTTCGGCCGCTGAGGCTGCTCGGGAGACGATCAACCAGATCGCCAACCCAACCATGCCAACCGTGGGGGAGCGCTACCTCGGAACGGTCGTCAAGACGACCAACTTCGGTGCGTTCATCTCGTTGGTTCCCGGCCGCGACGGTCTCCTGCACATCACCGAGATCAAGAAGCTCGTCGGTGGCAAGCGGGTCAACGCCGTTGAGGACGTGCTCTCCGTTGGACAAAAGGTTCAGGTCGCCATCAAGGAGGTCGACCCACGCGGCAAGCTGTCGCTCACTCCCGTTCTCGAGGGTGACGACGCTCCGGCCGCAGACGTGGTCAGCGCTGACGCGTAA
- a CDS encoding insulinase family protein: MKIPAPSQQRSGSTRTLLTGADGSVVKRTVLPGGLRVVSEVVPGARSVSIGYWVGVGSRDESPTAAGASHFLEHLLFKGTDRRSAFDITAELEAVGGDMNAFTTKECTCFHARVLADDLPLAVDVLTDMVTASKVAAFDVDAERGVVLEEIAMNEDDPGDVAHQNFSTRIYGSSKLAAPVIGTVQSLREMPRSTVWRHYRRNYRPNDLVITAAGAVDHAHLVREVRRATKGWSTDPAATPIPARAARTRPTRHRSHPGTQVVTRPTEQAHVVLGMPGLARTDDRRWALAVLDVVIGGGMSSRLFQEVREKRALVYSVHTFRSGYSDAGVFGVYAGTTPEKVDETISVVRDVLANAAAGGVGSEEIARARGQLRGASVMESEDQGSRMSRLGEAELLSGNYLSLDDVVEAIDAVTDEQVAHAAATILTEPQTMTVVGPFEPDRVFGEDG; this comes from the coding sequence ATGAAGATTCCCGCGCCCAGTCAGCAGCGATCAGGTTCAACGCGAACGCTGCTGACTGGTGCCGACGGGTCGGTCGTCAAACGCACGGTGCTGCCAGGCGGTCTTCGGGTCGTTTCCGAGGTGGTCCCCGGTGCCAGGTCGGTATCAATCGGCTACTGGGTTGGGGTCGGTTCCCGGGACGAGTCACCAACGGCAGCCGGTGCCTCTCACTTCCTTGAGCATCTGCTGTTCAAGGGCACGGATCGTCGTAGCGCCTTTGACATCACCGCCGAACTTGAGGCTGTCGGCGGTGACATGAATGCCTTTACGACCAAGGAATGCACGTGTTTCCACGCACGGGTACTGGCCGACGATCTGCCGCTGGCGGTCGATGTCCTAACCGACATGGTCACCGCAAGTAAGGTGGCCGCGTTCGACGTCGATGCCGAGCGTGGTGTCGTGCTGGAAGAGATCGCCATGAACGAGGACGATCCAGGCGACGTGGCGCATCAGAACTTCTCTACGCGGATCTACGGTTCGTCGAAGCTCGCCGCGCCCGTCATTGGAACCGTGCAAAGCCTGCGGGAGATGCCCCGCAGCACGGTCTGGCGCCACTACCGACGCAACTACCGGCCAAACGATTTGGTCATCACTGCGGCTGGGGCTGTCGATCACGCCCACCTGGTCCGGGAAGTCCGCCGGGCGACCAAGGGCTGGTCGACGGACCCAGCTGCTACGCCGATCCCAGCTCGAGCCGCGCGTACTCGCCCCACCCGACACCGGTCACACCCGGGCACGCAGGTGGTGACACGGCCGACCGAGCAGGCGCACGTGGTCTTGGGAATGCCGGGTCTCGCCCGTACCGACGACCGACGCTGGGCGCTGGCGGTGCTGGACGTGGTTATCGGTGGGGGTATGTCCAGTCGGCTCTTCCAGGAGGTGCGGGAGAAGCGAGCATTGGTCTACTCGGTGCACACTTTCCGGTCCGGCTACTCCGATGCTGGCGTATTCGGGGTCTATGCGGGAACCACGCCGGAGAAGGTGGACGAGACGATTTCGGTCGTTCGGGACGTGCTGGCCAACGCGGCTGCTGGCGGGGTCGGATCCGAGGAGATTGCCCGTGCCCGCGGCCAACTGCGCGGGGCCTCGGTCATGGAGTCGGAGGATCAAGGTTCCCGGATGAGCCGACTGGGCGAAGCGGAACTGCTCAGTGGCAACTACCTGAGCCTGGACGATGTCGTTGAGGCGATTGACGCCGTCACCGACGAGCAGGTTGCCCACGCGGCCGCCACGATCCTCACCGAACCGCAGACGATGACTGTCGTGGGACCCTTTGAGCCTGACCGCGTCTTTGGTGAGGATGGCTAA
- a CDS encoding 4-hydroxy-tetrahydrodipicolinate reductase — MTIRVSVLGARGRMGQEVVAAVEADPGLALAAALDVGDEPATLVSVGTDVVVDFTSPAAVMGNLRFCIDHDLHVVVGTSGFTPERLAQVTEWLADHDRVGVVIASNFGIAAVLMMQFAAAAAPYFDSVEIVELHHPDKLDAPSGTARRTAELIGQSRTRAGSPEMPDATTEELDGARGAVVEGVRIHAVRSRGMIAHQEVILGTAGELLTIRHDSMNRSSFMPGVLLAVREIGCRPGLTFGLEHLLDLGGQDSPKT; from the coding sequence ATGACGATTCGAGTGAGTGTGCTGGGCGCGCGCGGCCGCATGGGCCAAGAAGTTGTCGCCGCGGTGGAAGCCGATCCGGGCCTGGCGCTCGCTGCGGCACTGGATGTCGGCGACGAACCCGCGACCCTGGTCAGCGTAGGCACCGACGTGGTCGTGGACTTCACCAGTCCGGCCGCCGTCATGGGCAACCTGAGGTTCTGCATTGACCACGATCTGCACGTGGTGGTCGGCACTTCGGGGTTCACTCCTGAGCGCTTGGCCCAGGTGACCGAATGGCTGGCCGACCACGACCGAGTCGGTGTTGTCATCGCGTCGAACTTCGGCATCGCGGCGGTGTTGATGATGCAGTTCGCTGCCGCCGCGGCACCCTACTTCGACAGTGTCGAGATCGTTGAACTGCACCACCCGGACAAGCTGGACGCCCCGTCGGGGACAGCTCGCCGAACAGCCGAACTGATCGGACAGTCTCGAACCCGCGCAGGCAGTCCGGAAATGCCAGACGCGACGACTGAGGAGCTTGACGGGGCTCGCGGCGCAGTTGTCGAGGGCGTGCGGATTCACGCCGTTCGATCGCGCGGAATGATCGCCCACCAAGAGGTCATCCTGGGCACTGCGGGAGAACTGCTCACGATCCGCCATGACTCCATGAACCGCTCCTCCTTCATGCCGGGAGTGCTGCTCGCAGTCCGAGAGATTGGTTGCCGACCGGGTTTGACGTTCGGTCTTGAACATCTGCTCGACCTCGGCGGACAAGA